The Monodelphis domestica isolate mMonDom1 chromosome 5, mMonDom1.pri, whole genome shotgun sequence DNA segment tcattttttattttgatgcaACAGAGATAAAGCTAAGGTATCTCCTGACCCTGGTGTCTGTGCCTACATTGTAGGGAACTTAGGGGGTAGAAGGTCCTGACCAAGTAGCTACTGTTCACTTCTTAGGTAGGTCATGCCCAATGGACAAAACTcttacttccttcttccctctagtTTACAGCCTGGTCTTCCTCTCTCCTGTTGCCTTCTCTGGGGATCAGGCTCCCCATGGCTTTGGCTCAGAGATTGTAAATCAAGGAACCATATGGGAATAGCTTCTAGCAGCTGTTACTTCTAAAAGGGACTCTGGGAGAAACACTCTTGGGTGTTGGGGactatatttaaatgtttaagtttccttatttttctttttcttctttgtctcagCCTCAAAGTGTTCCAGTGGTTGTCTTttgctttctcctcttctctttcctctctctttttctcatgtcctcttctctgttttctctaccttctttttccccccatttacCTGTCTTTTCCCCACCCACAAAACAATTTCTTTATTACCTGTCTATTTCTGTTCATATATTTAGTTGTCTTTAATATTGAAAGACAGATAAGAACTCAGAACTCTGAGGTGGAAGGGACCATACTGATAATACATAAAGCAATCTGCTTCCAGACTAGATTGTTTCACATCTGATgagttaaaaaaatcattttttgttaTAGTTTTCTCAGAAAGGACATTCTCACATCCCACTGCTTACCATTGTAATctcacatttgggattttcttgtctaacttgggtctttttttctgcagtagtttgtctatttctttttcttctttgtgacTATAAACAAATCTCCTTTGGTTCTGTCTCTAGATCCAGATTTAGGGACATGGATGATGATAATGGGACAGCAGTGACTGAGTTTATTTTGTTGGGATTCTCACATTTGGGGGCCTATAAACTTCCCCTGTTTTGGGGGGTGCTCTTTGTCTACTTGGTCACCCTTTTGGGCAACTCCCTGATCATCATCCTTACCCTGCTTGACTTAGCCCTGAGCACTCCCATGTATTTCTTCCTTAGACATCTCTCTATGCTAGAGATTCTCTACACTACCTCTATTGTGCCTAGGATGCTAAGTGATCTTCTCTCCTCATATCCTGTCATCTCTTTTGCTGGCTGTTTCACCCAGGTGTATTTCTTTACCCTCTTTGGCATTACTGAATGCTGTCTGCTCACTGCCATGGCTTATGACCGTTTTGCTGCCATTTGCCATCCCCTGCACTATGCCACATTGATGAACAGGCAGGTATGTGTGGGTATGGTGGGTGCTTCCTATCTAATGGGCATCACCATGGGAACTGTACACACTATGCTAGTTTTTGCCTTGCCCTTCCATGGAACCAACATTATACACCAATTCTTTTGTGATAACTTGGCTGTTTTGAAGCTGGCAAGTGGAGACAAATTCTGGGCTAAGCTAGGGAATCTTGGCGGCACCCTGATCTTTATTGTTACTCCATTTGCCTTGATTCTGTTTTCTTATGTTCGCATCGTTATTACCATCCTTGGGGTAGCCTCTGCTCAGGGACGCCAAAAAGTCTTCTCTACTTGCTCTTCCCACCTATTGGTTGTTACTCTTTTCTATGGGACTGCTACAATTGCCTACACGAGACCTGGAGCCAATGCTACAGAAGATACAGATCAAATCATCTCCCTCTTCTACACAGTTGTAACCCCCATGCTCAATCCTTTTATTTATACCTTGAGGAACAAGGAGGTTATGGGAGCCCTGAGGCGAAAGCTAAGAAAACACCTTTGAAGCACTTGACTGGTCCAGTGGTTTGCTTGGCTTCCCTTTTTGGTGAGTTGAGAGATgcttactgatcttttttttttttaattaaattttacatATTTCTATTATCAAATATTGTACTGTTTTTCCACTCCTATGCCCTAGGAAAACCAAAACCcatgtaacaaacaaaaaaagaaaaaccaactcCCTTATTTGTT contains these protein-coding regions:
- the LOC130454369 gene encoding olfactory receptor 9-like; the protein is MDDDNGTAVTEFILLGFSHLGAYKLPLFWGVLFVYLVTLLGNSLIIILTLLDLALSTPMYFFLRHLSMLEILYTTSIVPRMLSDLLSSYPVISFAGCFTQVYFFTLFGITECCLLTAMAYDRFAAICHPLHYATLMNRQVCVGMVGASYLMGITMGTVHTMLVFALPFHGTNIIHQFFCDNLAVLKLASGDKFWAKLGNLGGTLIFIVTPFALILFSYVRIVITILGVASAQGRQKVFSTCSSHLLVVTLFYGTATIAYTRPGANATEDTDQIISLFYTVVTPMLNPFIYTLRNKEVMGALRRKLRKHL